One Sporomusaceae bacterium ACPt DNA window includes the following coding sequences:
- the tadA gene encoding tRNA-specific adenosine deaminase, whose product MDDSYYMGLALVEAQKAFDLGEVPIGAVLVMDNQVIATAHNMRELWHDATAHAEVIAIREACRVLKRWRLTGATLYVTIEPCPMCAGALVMSRVDRLVYGSPDYKAGAVESLFNVAQNSALNHRLEVTAGVRAEECAAIMKEFFRQRRK is encoded by the coding sequence GTGGATGACAGCTATTATATGGGTCTGGCGCTGGTTGAAGCTCAAAAGGCTTTTGACTTAGGCGAAGTGCCGATTGGTGCTGTATTGGTAATGGACAATCAGGTAATTGCCACTGCTCACAATATGCGTGAACTGTGGCATGATGCCACCGCGCATGCCGAAGTAATTGCAATCCGGGAAGCGTGCCGGGTATTAAAACGCTGGCGGTTGACTGGAGCTACACTTTATGTTACTATAGAGCCGTGTCCCATGTGCGCAGGTGCTCTGGTCATGAGCCGCGTGGACAGGCTGGTATATGGAAGCCCGGATTATAAAGCCGGGGCAGTTGAGTCATTGTTTAATGTTGCGCAAAATTCTGCCCTGAATCATCGATTAGAAGTAACCGCTGGTGTACGTGCTGAAGAATGTGCAGCCATTATGAAAGAATTTTTCCGTCAACGCCGGAAGTAA
- the copZ_2 gene encoding Copper chaperone CopZ, which translates to MGTRYNIDNLKLKVALNVEGMSCDHCKKAVEARVITMYGVDSAVADLAAKTLTVEFDPNCVTLKEIAAAVTEEGYTVSV; encoded by the coding sequence GTGGGTACAAGGTACAATATCGACAACTTAAAACTTAAGGTAGCCTTGAATGTTGAAGGAATGAGTTGCGATCACTGCAAAAAGGCTGTGGAAGCAAGGGTCATTACTATGTATGGAGTGGATTCGGCGGTTGCCGATCTTGCCGCCAAAACACTTACCGTGGAGTTTGATCCGAATTGTGTTACACTGAAAGAAATAGCGGCAGCAGTGACCGAAGAAGGATATACCGTATCTGTATAA
- the ynfM gene encoding Inner membrane transport protein YnfM yields the protein MEEIIKETIQEEKVFKMGFIHKKDTVYWKAISSLFLGSFVTFASLYCTQPLIPLFSQQFQVSPALASLSVSLTTELMSFFMLVVSWVSDAKGRKLIMGISLLLSAMLEIVIALSNNFTSLLVLRALQGITLAGYPAIAMVYITEEFEPATSGLVMGIYISGNSIGGLTGRMLIGALTDLFSWHIALVFIGVISLFAGIWFWLNLPDSRNFSPRPRVITDMLSVLWRTAKQPSLLILFIMGFLVMGGFVTFYNYIGYPLMAPPYNLSQTLVGFIFVAYLVGTFSSTWMGNLADHIGRPKVACLSICIMLAGCLVTLFLNLYLKIAGVAIFTFGFFGSYSVVSSWVGQCAKTDKAQASSLYLLFHYTGASVIGAWGGRFLSSYGWNGVVMLTAAALILALMLLSVFFSGSMRRKENQNVAAC from the coding sequence ATGGAAGAAATAATAAAGGAAACTATACAAGAGGAGAAAGTATTTAAAATGGGGTTTATTCACAAAAAAGACACAGTCTATTGGAAAGCTATTTCATCATTATTTTTAGGTAGTTTTGTGACTTTTGCCAGTCTATATTGCACCCAGCCGCTTATTCCGCTTTTTTCACAGCAATTTCAGGTGAGCCCGGCATTAGCTAGTTTATCAGTATCGCTCACAACAGAACTTATGTCCTTTTTTATGCTTGTCGTTTCGTGGGTTTCCGATGCCAAGGGACGTAAGCTGATTATGGGGATTTCTTTGCTGCTTTCTGCTATGTTGGAAATAGTTATCGCCTTGAGTAATAATTTTACCTCATTGCTGGTATTGCGTGCTTTGCAGGGGATTACCCTTGCCGGGTATCCTGCCATCGCAATGGTTTATATTACCGAGGAGTTTGAGCCGGCAACAAGTGGCCTGGTGATGGGGATATACATTAGTGGCAATTCTATTGGGGGACTGACCGGTCGTATGCTTATCGGCGCGCTTACCGATTTGTTTTCATGGCATATTGCTTTAGTGTTCATTGGGGTGATAAGTTTATTTGCGGGAATATGGTTCTGGCTTAATTTGCCTGATTCCCGTAATTTCTCACCGCGACCAAGAGTAATAACTGACATGTTATCTGTGTTATGGAGAACGGCAAAACAGCCGTCATTATTGATATTATTCATAATGGGATTTTTAGTTATGGGCGGATTTGTAACATTTTACAACTATATCGGCTATCCCTTGATGGCGCCGCCCTATAACCTAAGCCAAACTCTTGTTGGATTTATCTTTGTCGCTTATTTGGTAGGAACATTTAGTTCAACCTGGATGGGGAATCTTGCGGATCATATCGGTAGACCGAAAGTAGCTTGCCTATCTATCTGTATCATGCTGGCAGGATGCCTTGTGACACTATTCTTAAATTTGTACTTAAAGATTGCCGGAGTAGCAATATTTACGTTCGGTTTTTTTGGCAGTTACTCAGTAGTGAGCAGCTGGGTGGGTCAGTGTGCGAAAACAGACAAGGCTCAAGCTTCGTCTTTGTATCTTTTATTTCACTATACCGGCGCAAGTGTTATCGGGGCTTGGGGAGGCAGGTTTTTGAGTTCGTATGGTTGGAATGGCGTAGTTATGCTGACTGCTGCAGCGCTTATTTTAGCGCTGATGCTTTTAAGTGTTTTTTTCTCAGGCAGCATGCGGCGGAAAGAAAATCAGAATGTGGCGGCATGTTAA
- the gltC gene encoding HTH-type transcriptional regulator GltC, which translates to MEWHQLEYFYTVAQLQHFTRAAKQLSLSQPALSRSIAKLEEELGIPLFERHGKNVTLNRFGEIFFKHVDRAMQEIIAAKQEIQDIIDPDHGVVSLAFLHSQGAHIVPDLLGRFHAEYPNIQFKLYQNPSHLLLEQLKSGEIDLCLSSPIVTQEKIEWIPLFTEELFVVVSSDHRLAGRKSLHLAEIAGEPVITLKKDYSLRILTDQLFREAGFTPNITFEGEEIMTVAGLVETKLGVAIIPRLPGIDNTKLSFIPISRPKCYRTIGLTWIKERYASPATKKFRDFVINSFHCPENGKR; encoded by the coding sequence ATGGAATGGCATCAATTAGAATACTTCTATACAGTTGCCCAACTGCAACACTTTACCCGGGCCGCTAAGCAGCTTTCCCTTTCACAGCCAGCACTCAGCCGTTCTATCGCTAAGCTTGAAGAAGAGCTTGGCATTCCCCTATTCGAACGCCATGGCAAAAATGTTACTTTGAATCGCTTTGGGGAAATCTTTTTTAAGCATGTGGACCGGGCTATGCAAGAAATTATTGCAGCCAAGCAGGAAATTCAAGACATTATTGATCCAGACCACGGAGTGGTATCATTAGCTTTCTTGCACTCGCAAGGAGCACATATCGTCCCTGATCTGCTTGGCAGGTTTCATGCCGAATATCCAAACATACAATTTAAACTCTATCAAAACCCTTCCCATCTACTTTTAGAGCAATTGAAATCAGGTGAAATTGATTTATGCCTGTCTTCTCCTATAGTAACCCAGGAAAAAATTGAGTGGATTCCGTTATTTACCGAAGAATTGTTCGTCGTCGTTTCCAGCGACCATAGATTAGCCGGCCGCAAAAGCCTTCATCTCGCCGAAATCGCGGGCGAGCCTGTCATCACTTTAAAAAAAGATTATAGTTTACGTATTTTAACTGATCAATTATTTCGGGAAGCCGGCTTTACACCAAACATAACATTTGAAGGAGAAGAAATTATGACAGTGGCAGGACTGGTAGAAACAAAGCTTGGCGTTGCCATCATCCCTCGTCTGCCAGGTATCGACAACACCAAGCTGTCTTTTATACCGATTTCCCGGCCTAAATGTTATCGAACCATCGGATTAACCTGGATTAAAGAACGGTATGCTTCTCCTGCAACAAAAAAATTCCGGGACTTTGTCATCAACTCTTTTCATTGCCCCGAAAACGGCAAACGCTAG
- a CDS encoding putative HTH-type transcriptional regulator, translating to MGYTIKQVAEKLALTTYTIRYYEKEGLLPFVDRDENGNRVFSETDIEWAMLICCLRDTGMSVSEIKRYVDLCMEGDKTIEVRRQILLEHKHIVEQKIAQMNKYLAKIDKKLEYYDNVMTGKAIDRCNPKAKECGTRVINGV from the coding sequence ATGGGATATACAATTAAGCAAGTGGCGGAAAAACTTGCTTTGACCACATATACAATAAGATATTATGAAAAGGAAGGGTTACTGCCTTTTGTTGACCGGGACGAAAACGGAAACCGTGTATTTAGCGAAACTGATATTGAATGGGCTATGTTAATTTGCTGTTTGCGGGACACAGGAATGTCTGTTTCTGAAATCAAGCGTTATGTTGATCTTTGTATGGAAGGCGATAAAACAATTGAGGTTCGCAGACAAATACTTTTAGAACACAAACATATCGTAGAACAAAAAATCGCGCAAATGAACAAGTACCTGGCTAAAATTGATAAGAAACTGGAATATTATGACAATGTTATGACAGGTAAGGCAATCGACAGATGTAACCCTAAGGCCAAAGAGTGTGGTACCCGTGTTATTAACGGGGTATGA